CTGTACGTCTTGTGCAATCACTCTATATATGAGATAACATGAAAGTCATGATTGTGGCATGTATATATTCTCAAACTTTCAGGCACTAGTGACTTCGCTGATGGGTATACAAAACATTTTTTCCGCATTGGCTATGCGGCGATGTTAATGAATGAAGATGCAACACTGAATTGGTTGTGTTGCACTGTATACACATAGTTACATAAACACTGAGATGTCCTGGTTCCAACAGTTCAATTGACTCGGTCGTCTTTTGCTTTTTGAGCTTCTACTTGCAATACACCCAGTTCCTAGTTACCCAGATTACTCAGTCACATGATAAGCAGCAGACCTTAGTAATTCATACCTTTAATTCCCCTGCAGATATAAACTTGAAGTCGCCTCCAGCCTCCTGCTTCGCCATAAAGTATTGTTCCTTCTCTCAGTTGCACCATCTATAACTTAATCTTTCCTATGATTACAAACGTTGGTGTGCTGCATTTCTGTTTTGTGATCATTTGCTATATACTGCTTCAGTGCGGGAGAAGGATGCCTGCTGGGAGTACGGCGACAAGCTGGACGGGAACAGGGTCCGGTGCAGATTCTGCCAGAAGGTTATCAATGGCGGAATAAGCAGGTTCAAGTTTCATCTGTCTCAAATTCCGAGCAAAGGCGTCAATCCTTGCGTCAGGGTGACGGATGATGTCAGGGAAAAGGTGATCGCTCTCATAGAAGCCAAGGAATCACACAGGGAGCTCGAGCTTCTCAAGAGGAAACGTGTTGCTGAACTGTCGGTGCTTCCAAAAAGAACACGGGAACTTCCATCTCAGCCTTCCTCCCCAGGGCTGGCTACTTCGCCTGCTATTATTCCTGCATTCGAGCCGAGTCAGCTCCTTGGCCTGGAAATGTCTGCTCCAGTACTTAGACTATCTGGTGCTGCCACCAAGCCCCGTCCGGCTTCAGGATTGGAAGTGGAACGGTGCATTGCTGAATTCTTTTTTGAGAATAAGTTGGATTATAGTattgcagactccatttcatatagGCATATGATGGACACACTTGTTGGGCAGGAATTCCAAGGGCCATCAGCTGATGTTTTGAGAACAAAATGGGTTCAAAAGCTCAAGTCAGAGGTTTTGCAGAGAACACAAGAGATAAAAAAGGATTGGGTGACTACAGGCTGTACTATATTAGCCGATTCGTGGACTGACAACAAATTGAAAGCCCTGATCAACTTCTCTGTCTCTTCTCCACTAGGGACATTCTTCCTCAAAACAGTAGAtgcttctccacacataaaaaatcACAGAGGGATGTATGAGCTCTTTGATGAAGTGATTCAGGAAGTTGGTCCAGATAATGTTGTTCAGATTATTAGTGATAGGAACATAAACTACGGCAATATTGATAAACTCATCATGCAGAACTACAACACCATTTTCTGGTCTCCCTGCACTTCGTTTTGTGTAAACTCAATGTTGGATGACTTTTCCAAGATTGATTGGGTTAACCAATGCATATGTCAAGCACAAACAATCACACGATTTGTCTACAACAACAACTGGGTTCTTGATCTTATGAGGAGGTGTATGGCAGGGCAGGAGCTTGTTTGCTCAGGGATTACAAAATCTGTTTCAGATTTCCTCACTCTGCAGTCACTGTTGAAGCACAGATCAAAGCTGAAGCAAATGTTTCACAGCTCTGAGTATGTATCTTCTCCATATGCAAATAGATCTCTAAGTATTTCCTGTGTTGAGATCCTCAGTGACGATGAGTTTTGGCGAGCAGTCGAAGAGATAGCGGCTGTTTCAGAACCTCTACTGAGGGTCATGAGGGATGTCTCAGGAGGCAAGGCTGCCATTGGTTATATATACGAGTCTATGACAAAGGTGATGGATTCTATTAGAACATACTACATAATGGATGAAGGCAAATGCAAGACATTTCTGGATATTGTGGAGCAGAAATGGCTGGTGGAGCTGCATTCGCCTCTTCATTCAGCAGCTGCTTTTCTGAACCCAAGCATCCAGTATAATCCAGAAGTCAAATTTTTCACTACTATCAAGGAGGAGTTCTACCATGTCCTGGATAAAGTGCTTACAGTCCCAGACCAAAGGCAGGGTATCACTTCGGAACTGCATGCTTTCCGCAAGGCACAAGGAATGTTCGCCTCTAACATTGCTAAAGAGGCCCGCAACAACACCTCCCCAGGTTTCTCCCTTTTGCACTGAAATTTTGTACTTTAAATATTTCCTGAGTGCTTCTGTGTTTTGAGCCCCTCTaagcactactccctccgttccaaattactcgtcgtggtttttagTTCAAAActaaaaaccacgacgagtaatttggaacggagggagtagatatatTGAGACTTATTTGTCGCACTCCATAATCGTAGTTTCAGTTTAGTGATATTTGTTGAAGTTGCGTGCAAAGTCATCTTATCTATCTTCCATGCACAATCACGACGCTCTGTTCCATTTCCCTTAATCTGGATTTATTCCAATGACCTTTTTGCTTCTCAGGGATGTGGTGGGAACAATATGGCGATTCAGCGCCAGCATTACAACACTGTGCCGTCAGAATAGTGAGCCAGGTCTGCAGCACCCTGACCTTCCAAAGGGACTGGACCATCATCCTCCAGAGCCACTCCGAGAAGCGCAACAAGTTGAACAAGGAGGCGCTGGCCGACCAAGCCTATGTGCACTACAATCTCACGCTCCACTCCGACTCCAAAACGACGGCGAAGAAGAAAGGGGAGGGCGATCCGATCGCGTTGGACGACATCGACATGACCTCGCCGTGGGTGGAGGATTCGGACGGTCCGAGCTTGACCCAGTGGCTCGACAGGTTCCCGTCGGCCCTGGATGGTGGGGACTTGAACACCAGGCAGTTTGGTGGATCCATCTTTGGCACCAACGATCTTTTCGGCTTATGACAGACAGTTGTCGGATCCTGCTGTTCAAGTGCTCACTGTATTTTTTTGATAGTTGAAGGGGCAGTGTTCGCTGCATGTGTTCTGATCTTTATTTGGTTGGCCTTTAGTGGACTACGTAGATTGTAGATTCATGTCAAGGTGAATCGTACCTGTAACTTGTTGCTCATGTTTAGGCTTTAACAGAAGAAACTGGAGTAGAGTAGGGGCCATGATAGTGAAATTTTTGGTGTCCATTTCATTTTCCCGTGACTACGAATGATGTTCTGCCGACAATTCTGTGAAACCTGAGAATCAGAGCATATACCATGGAACTGGAATTCTGACAAAAATATCATAGGGAAGATATTTTGTGAACAATTACGGCGTGCATTCATGAAAACAAAATTCATAAGATAACCACGGAAAGGCGGTAGGTTGAACCAACCACGCAGGTGAGGCCACTGGTCTTTGTCGACGTGCACTATCCGCTCATCAATGTCTCGAGAAATAATTCCAAGTCGGATGACGACGATGGCGTGATAGATCATATCCGACTACGTCTTGATCTTATCCTCTCCCGACAATAAAGAAGACAACTAAATCAGTTGTTTGTTAGAGAAAAAGAAAACATCGCCATCTCTGCCTCTCAATAAAAATGGCATAAATTAAAGGCAAGGCAAGGCAAGGCAAGCAGATCGCACTGAAGGCAGTAGTGCAGCAGACCAGTTCTACACTTCCAACGCAGAAACAAAATCCTCCAGGATCATCTACAGCATAGGGAGCGAGGAGATGGAGGGGAGCAGCAGCCGGACGCCGGAGATAACCATCGTCCCGGCGCCTAGgccggcggcgggcggtggcggtggcggtggcgccgTCGAGGCGGTGAAGGCGGCGAGCAAGGAGCCCATCAGCCCGGGCTCGCCTTCCCCGGCCAGCAGGGAGCGCCCCGGCGCCGTCTCCCTGCCCGGGTGGAAGCTCGACTCCCTCTGCAAGGAGTCcagctcgccgccggccatgatggCGCGCTTCCCCTATTTCTGAAGCCACGCGGGCATCTTTGCCATCCTTTGCTAGTACTGTAGTATTTTCCGTCTGGTATATGTAAGTTTGCAGCGGCAGTTTTGTTGCTCGTTCCTTCCGGCGATGTCATGTAGAACTCGTATCGTGGTTGTAATCGTTCTCGCAAGAGTTCTGGCGTGCCTTTCTggttgctttgaacttgatcatgcACGTGTATATTTTGGTCTCGGAGTTTGTGTATGATCATGTGAACTTTAATCCTCCAAATAATGTATAGATATAACAATAAAAACGTGAATACTGTTTTTTTAGAGAAAAAGCATACACTTGACTTGATGAAGAAGGTCAACATGTAGAATTCACCCGTACATCCAACAGTCTTAACACCGGACCACACATTAGTTACCAAGTTTAGACACCGCACATGCAGCAAAAACACAATGAGATGCCCTGCACAAAAGAAGCATCCAAGAGAAAGCCATAACTAGACCCTAGGTCGGAGAAGCTAGATCCTGCTGAGAAAGAGAGAACGCCATGGCACGAACGCGCCAGGTCAGCAGCTCCGTATCCTCTAGGTCACCCTCCTTGGTCACTGATTTCCATTGCTGTAGAAAGAATAATGATTTGAAGTTTTGAACAGACAGTAAACTGGTTTCCAGTAGTCCATAAGACCCAACATGTAGTAAAAAAATCGAACCAAAATAAACGCCTAATTTACTCCCTAATTTGCCTCAACAAAGACCTAGTCAGCAATCGGTGCTCGTTGAAAGAAGTGGGCTCCCATGTCACATACGACCAAACGCAACACCAGAACATGATGGCTAAGTCACATTGAGGAGTCCGCCGGAGCATCACACAAAACACAAAGATCAAAATCAGGGCCATTACACTTACGAATTTGGCCCACCGCTAACAGACGAGCACAAATAGCTTGCCACATGAAGGTTTTAATTTTGAGAGGAACTCTAGGACGCCACACATTTCTGAACTTGGTAGTAGCAGAACCCTCTATCAATCTGGAATAAAGAGATTTAACTATAAAACAACTAGAAGCAGTATGAGGCTGGATCACCGAATCTGCCGACTCTGAGAGCGTGGGAGAGATGGTAGCAAGACAGTGCCAGTTCTCCAACTCTTCAGGAGAGAGCACACGTTGAAGACCCATATCCCAATTATTAAGGAAAAGTTTTGAGATGAAACTATTAGAATAGTAAGAAAACAGAACAGAGAAAGAAGAGCATAAAGATGAGCCACCATGCCACTAATCAAGCCAAAAACGAAGACTCGCCATTGCCGACAACAAATGTGGAGGATGGATAGGGAAAGAGGTGTTGTGGGTTGAGGACGACGATGGAACAACGATGACGATAGAGCTACAGTGGCAGCTATGCGGACAAGGGAGAAAAGAGAAGAGAAACGTGATAGGTCGGGCAAGGACGAGGACGTCTTTTAAGAGATTTGGCCCGGGCCCCTGCCATTAAGTCTGATGTAATGAACACATTCAAGCGTCTCATATCTATCCTACATATGAGCTAGGTCTTGGGGGTGTCAGTCAGTCTAGACGTTTGGACTGAGTATGTCAGATTTGATTAGGTGACAATTTTTTGTCCAGACACTGGCCAGTCATTGTTTGGGATGGACAAAAGCTCCTTTGTAGATGCTTTAAGGGTATCTCCAACGGTAacccgcaaatttcctcccgcgtCCGTCCGCGGAAGGGAGAACCAGTCCGTGAACATGGATGCGGAAGGACGCCATTCAACCGTAGCCGCATACATCCGACCTGCCTCATTTTTTTAACTCCGCACGATCAAATAGCCTCGTACAAAGGGTACAGACATTCAAATAGCTGCATGCAACAATAGTttaaattaaaaaaatcaaatattATATCCCAACATTGTTTTCCCCTTTAAGCGTGCCCACTGATGTTCAATCAGATCTTCCTTCAGCTGCTCGTGAGTTGGTCGAtgccgaatttgttgatgcatttgaataaactctTCAAATATGGTCGGATTCTTGTCTGGAAGTTGGATAGGATCACCGATGTTCTGAAATTCTAGAGCTGCGGCAGCATCGTCACCCTCATCtttgacgatcatgttgtgcatgatcacacaacatgtcatcacctcccacaaggtctcTGGATCCCATTGTTTAGCAGGTCCACAAACAATTGTAAAAACATGCCTACAGagaactccaaatgccctctcgacatcctttctagctGCTTCTTATCTTTGGGCAAAGTGAGCCCTTTTTTTACCAATTGGGTTAGAGATGGTGCTGACAAAGATAGTCCACGGAGGATAGATACCGCAAACCAGATAGTAACCCATGTTGTACTCATGTCCATTGACACTATAGTGGCAAGGAGGAGCTTTTCCTTTAGCCAACCTCGCAAACAACGGTGATAAttgcagcacattgatgtcattgtgagacgtgggcatgccaaagaaagcatgccaaatccaaagatTTAACTATAATAGCAGAACCCTCTATCAATCTGGAATAAAGAGATTTAACTATAAAACAACTAGAAGCAGTATGAGGCCGGATCACCGAATCTGCCGACTCTGAGAGCGTGGGAGAGATGGTAGCAAGACAGTGCCAGTTCTCCAACTCTTCAGGAGAGAGCACACGTTGAAGACCCATATCCCAATTATTAAGGAAACGTTTTGAGATGAAACTATTAGAACAGTAAGAAACACAGAACAGAGAAAGAAGAGCATAAAGATGAGCCACCATGCCACTAATCAAGCCAAAAACGAAGACTCACCATTGCCGACAACAAATGTGGAGGATGGATAGGGAAAGAGGTGTTGTGGGTTGAGGACGACGATGGAACAACGATGGCGACAGAGCTACAGTGGCAGCTATGCGGACAAGGGAGAAAAGAGAAGAGAAACGTGATAGGTCGGGCAAGGACGAGGACGTCTTTTAAGAGATTTGGCCCGGGCCCTGCCATTAAGTCTGATGTAATGAACACATTCAAGCGTCTCATATCTATCCTACATATGAGCTAGGTCTTGGGGGTGTCAGTCAGTCTAGACGTTTGGACTGAGTATGTCAGATTTGATTAGGTGACAATTTTTTGTCCAGACACTGGCCAGTCATTGTTTGGGATGGACAAAAGCTCCTTTGTAGATGCTTTAAGGGTATCTCCAACGATAacccgcaaatttcctcccgcgtCCGTCCGCGGAAGGGAGAACCAGTCCGTGAACATGGATGCGGAAGGACGCCATTCAACCGTAGCCGCATACATCCGACCTGCCTCATTTTTTTAACTCCGCACGATCAAATAGCCTCGTACAAAGGGTACAGACATTCAAATAGCTGCATGCAACAatagttcaaattaaaaaaatcaaatattATATCCCAACATTGTTTTCCCCTTTAAGCGTGCCCACTGATGTTCAATCAGATCTTCCTTCAGCTGCTCGTGAGTTGGTCGAtgccgaatttgttgatgcatttgaataaactctTCAAATGTGGTCGGATTCTTGTCTGGAAGTTGGATAGGATCACCGATGTTCTGAAATTCTAGAGCTGCGGCAGCATCGTCACCCTCATCtttgacgatcatgttgtgcatgatcacacaacatgtcatcacctcccacaaggtctATGGATCCCATTGTTTAGCAGGTCCACAAACAATTGTAAAAACATGCCTACAGagaactccaaatgccctctcgacatcctttctagctGCTTCTTATCTTTGGGCAAAGTGAGCCCTTTTTTTACCAATTGGGTTAGAGATGGTGCTGACAAAGATAGTCCACGGAGGATAGATACCGCAAACCAGATAGTAACCCATGTTGTACTCATGTCCATTGACACTATAGTGGCAAGGAGGAGCTTTTCCTTTAGCCAACCTCCCAAACAACGGTGATAAttgcagcacattgatgtcattgtgagacgtgggcatgccaaagaaagcatgccaaatccaaagatcctatgatgcaactgcttcaagaatgatggtggaCTTCTTAATATGACCCTGATATTGCCCTTGTAAAGCCTTCGGGCAGTTTCTTACATTTCCAGTGCACGCAGTCAAGAGATCCAAGCAAACCTGGCCATCCTCTTGCTTCCGAGATTGCTAAGGTCCTCTCAGTGTGTGCTACAGTTGGTTCTCTCACTGAGACTCTCACGTACTGAGGTCCGAACACCTCGACCATGGCAGTTACAAACCTAACAATGGCATCTCCGAAATGTGCTCTCAGACATCCGTATGTACTCGTCCCATGAATCAGCGGttgtgccatatgcaagcatccgaaGTGTGGACGTGCACTTCTGGTAACCAGAGAATCCAATCGTTCCCACGACATCCTTCTTTAGGATGAAGCAGTCATCATAAGACCAGACGCCATGATACAAACGATCGAAAACAGTCTTAGGCATCCGAAAAACGCTGGCGAAAATGGTCAGCGACGAGTGCATCTGGGGCAAAGTAGTCGGCTATCAGTGTCAAATGGTCGCGCGCCCTGTTGCGGTCGAGCAT
The Triticum dicoccoides isolate Atlit2015 ecotype Zavitan chromosome 3A, WEW_v2.0, whole genome shotgun sequence genome window above contains:
- the LOC119267599 gene encoding uncharacterized protein LOC119267599 yields the protein MEGSSSRTPEITIVPAPRPAAGGGGGGGAVEAVKAASKEPISPGSPSPASRERPGAVSLPGWKLDSLCKESSSPPAMMARFPYF
- the LOC119267598 gene encoding uncharacterized protein LOC119267598; this translates as MREKDACWEYGDKLDGNRVRCRFCQKVINGGISRFKFHLSQIPSKGVNPCVRVTDDVREKVIALIEAKESHRELELLKRKRVAELSVLPKRTRELPSQPSSPGLATSPAIIPAFEPSQLLGLEMSAPVLRLSGAATKPRPASGLEVERCIAEFFFENKLDYSIADSISYRHMMDTLVGQEFQGPSADVLRTKWVQKLKSEVLQRTQEIKKDWVTTGCTILADSWTDNKLKALINFSVSSPLGTFFLKTVDASPHIKNHRGMYELFDEVIQEVGPDNVVQIISDRNINYGNIDKLIMQNYNTIFWSPCTSFCVNSMLDDFSKIDWVNQCICQAQTITRFVYNNNWVLDLMRRCMAGQELVCSGITKSVSDFLTLQSLLKHRSKLKQMFHSSEYVSSPYANRSLSISCVEILSDDEFWRAVEEIAAVSEPLLRVMRDVSGGKAAIGYIYESMTKVMDSIRTYYIMDEGKCKTFLDIVEQKWLVELHSPLHSAAAFLNPSIQYNPEVKFFTTIKEEFYHVLDKVLTVPDQRQGITSELHAFRKAQGMFASNIAKEARNNTSPGMWWEQYGDSAPALQHCAVRIVSQVCSTLTFQRDWTIILQSHSEKRNKLNKEALADQAYVHYNLTLHSDSKTTAKKKGEGDPIALDDIDMTSPWVEDSDGPSLTQWLDRFPSALDGGDLNTRQFGGSIFGTNDLFGL